Part of the Mauremys reevesii isolate NIE-2019 linkage group 4, ASM1616193v1, whole genome shotgun sequence genome is shown below.
TAAGAGGGACTGATGAACATAGTTATAAATCTCTGCACACAGAAATAATTAGAGAGAACGCAACTTTGAGCCCACATTTGTTACTTTTTCTTTGGCACCATTTTGTGGGAAAGGATGTTGAGGACGGAAGAGTTGGGTGGTGTGGTTTTCATAATGAGCTCTCGAAAAAAGTCTCTGAGCCCACTGAGGGTGCTCAGGTAATGAGTTGCCTTTTGTAATCTGAAATTCATCTTGTTCcttttacaaagaaaataaaacatgtaGCACATCCAATTAGTAAGATCTGTTCAAGCTTCTGCCTTCTGTGTCTGGAGGAATTTGTCTTCTGATGCTTTTTACTAAAGATTAGGTCCTACCAATGGGGGCCCCTCAGTGATCCCCTTCTCCCAGTTCTTCCTTTTCAGTTGCTTTCCTAGAATTCACTGCATACTTACCAAGCTGTTAATCCTTCACATTCTGACTGCCAAGTGAATTTGCTTTCTCTCTGGTTATAGTGTGAATAGTAACTCTCCATCCTTCAAGAAAGTTGTCCTGTTTGCCCTCCTGACAAGGGGAATGGTGTTGCCCATTTCAGTCCTGTCTCATTGCAGAGACTGAGGTTTACAGAACCTTGTAGCCTAGACAGAGTTTTTGGCATAGTTTTTTCTCTAGGGGTTAATTTGTTCTGTTGCTACTTTCATGTTCAGTGAAGTCTCCCACAGTTGGTAAAGGGTTAGTATATGCTGTGCACTGATGGAGTAGCTCCAGTTCCATCTGTTCCCTGTCTGTAGATTTCCTTGCTGTGAGTGAGGAAGACTGTACTAACAAGCTTGGTGTCCTCTGCAGGCTCTTGCCCAGAGACCCAGCCAGACGAAACTCCAGCAGCAATGCAGGTGGATGGGACCGATTTAGCCTCTCCAATGTCTCCTCGGACTAGCAAGAGCCGAATGTCCATGAAACTTCGCCGCTCCTCTGGCTCAGCTAACAAGTCCTAAACATTAAGAAACCTGCAGCTTCCTAGTAAACAAGTAAACAGTGATCAGCAACCCCCTAGTGCACTGACTCTGCTTTAAGTTAAAGGAAAATGTCCTTGATATGTGTCTCCCATAGCCAGCACAGCCTTTTCCTGTACATTTATTTTAGACAGCAACACTGGAATTTTATTTGTAATTTAATATTTTagcttttgttatttttttaaataaaactccaGGCTGCCATATTATTTTCAGTGTAGTTTCTTCTCTGCACTTTTTACCTTCCAGGATGATGATGTCTAAAGTAGCCACTTTTAACCCTGTTGTTAACCTCAAGCCACACACGGAATTGGAAACTGCAGTcttattacattttatttattgtgCCCCCATTGCAATTTTCTTTGTAACAGAAAGAAATAAATATGTACAATTTGAAATGAATGTAcaattttaaattgaaaatgcATTTGTAACGTCCTCCTCAAATGTCACAGATATTGTTAATGCACAGGATATGTACAGATTATTTATGTTATAAGAATAAAATACTTAAAATAAATGGTCTTTTAGCATTTCAGAGTTCAAATGAGAGAATTTGCTAGCAGCACCAACTCCTTCACTATATAATGTATCATTTCATAACTGTGCAGGTGATGCCATAACCTATGCCCAAATACCAGAAAAAAATCACTGTGCTGAAATTCTATTTATGCTTGGCTTCCAAATATTTTTATAATGTTTGCTTTCTAAGTGGTATCAATAGTAAATTCTAGTCTGTTCTGAAGCTGTGGCCTTTATCATCAGGCTGCTGGATCTAGATCTATATTACTCTTTCTTACATAAAAGCACTTTTCTGATGTAAATTCATTGCTACAGTGATGTGTACTTTTGAAGAAAAGGGAACATGCTCCAGGAGTCTGACCTGAAATGGTGGCTTTTTTTCTAACCATATAGGTGTAGATTAGTACACATTCCACCCACCCAGAGATATTTTCCTACAGGCGATGAAATGCTCACATTTGTTTTGAGTTGGGCATATTCTGTTATAATGAAATGTAGCATGGCATTGGTACTAACGGCATGTGTAAATATATCATAAGGCAACAATAGAAATATAAATTACGTATTGTCATTCATGTAGTATCTACAAATTTGTAATGGTTAAGGGAAGACATGCTATTTAATAATACAATAAAATTATTCTTACCACCTTCTTTATATTATTCATTCCTCTGCAGAAATTGGACTCTTGTTATTCAAATCAATGAGAGTGGCTTAGTCTGTTATCAGATAAATTAGAGGGTTTGGGAAGGGTTGGTGTGATGTGTGATTTTGTTTTCATCCTTACTAAATTTGGTGTAAATTCTTAGATCTCTAGCCTTAGCCCCTTGTAGTGCTTCCAACACGCATCCTCTGAAAACTCTTCCCCAGAGCCACTAGACTAATATGCAGTACCTAAAGCAGGTCAAATAATACAAAGCACCTATGAGAACATCTTTCTGTGTGAGCTGTGTGCTCTTAGCTAGTTGCAGGAACAGCATTTGGTGGTCATTATATGGTTATAGTCTGTTCTTAGTTCATTATATTTGATTGTACGAGCAAAGATTAAGGCTGGTGGTGCAATAGCCTCATTTATTAAGTGAGTTTCTCCAAGGGAGAATTTACTTTAAGGAAATTAATTAGATTTGTTTAAAACCCCCCTTTAGACTTTTGATACTTTTTAAAAGCCTTCCTGGAATCCCAAATTACCAAAGCCCCTTTTGTTTCTCAACAGATAACTGCAAAGATGCACTTATGTAATAATAGCACCGTTCAGATAAGTTCTGACAAAAAGTGTTGTTGAGCTGGAAGTTTTgcttcagcaggagttttgtgtgACAGTTTCCCCCTGTTTATAGATTGACTCTTCTGAGTTCTTGGGCCAAACAAGAGAAACACCCCTCTCATGCATATTTGTACTCAGGAAACTAGCATTGTATCTTTAATCTTTTGTTATACAAGTCTCACTACTCCATGTCTTCATACTTTATATTGGTTTATAAAGAGATACTAAACTGTGAAGAAATAATTACTGTAGAGGAAGCCAATCCAGCTATTTTAAATTGATTCTTCTGCTCATTTGAGAGGGTACAGGAGCTGATTATTTTAATCCATTAGTCTATACAAAATCACCTGCTAACCCATTCCCCAGCTAGCTTCAGGAAAAGGattagttttgttttaaatactttATTCAAATATCACTTTTGCCTAAGTTACCATCCTATTTTGAAATAAGTATTTGTATGCAGTGATTCAAGAGGAAATAGCACTATCTTTGCACTCTGAATGTGATGTTCTAAAACATTCAGACAGATCCCTTCAATGTGAGGAAATATATTGTCAATGCACTTATTAatacagagagagacaaggtgggtgagagaaaCTTATTTTtcaacaggccacttcaccttgaatggtcccttagaatgtgtgttaactacttatgctaaacaatccgtTTCAACTTATATTTAACTGTGACATAGagaacctttcccagacctgaagaaaagctctttggggcttaaaagcttgtctctcactaacagaagtggGTCTAATAAAAGATGtatcatccaccttgtctctctaatatcctgggacccagaTGGCTATAATAGTGCAAACTTAATATTGTGTGTCAATATAGGAGGGGTGCTTATCTGCTCTTTAGCAACATCCTAGAAGGACTGTGTTGACTTTTAAGCTGGCTAATGTTCACAACATCAGTAGAGGGGATGGAGTTTGAGTTAATTGAGAAAGAGGGGATTCAGGATCATAGCCGCTTGGAATCCTGGGTGCTGAAATGGATCACTTACAGGCATCCTGTGTGATGATTTTGTACTGATGCTCTTTGCCCTGGATAGAACACAATGCATGGAATGTACCGATTTGTGTGTAGTGTTGGTCAAGCTAGCAACCCACTAAAATAGCAAAAGTTTTCCAACCTCCAGTTGTTAGAGAGGAGCGTTTCGTCTACACTAAATTTTCTAGAGTATACAACATACAGTGATAAGAAAATGCGCAAATAGCTAACAAACGGTTAACAAGTCATATTTTAATAACCAACAGCAGACAGTACGTTAATTCTCCATAAGTATTGCTAGTTATATAGGACTTGACACTGACTTAATATGAACACTTAACTTTATGTACTTTAATACAGGATACAGCGAAGAAAACATAAATTATTAAATTTGTGGAGCTGGGGCTTCTATTAAAACAGTTTAACTAAGCCAGTCTCCTGTTTCACGAAAAATAATACTCTTCTTTTTAAATAGGATATGCAGCTGTACTTCTATCCTGGGGGAGAGACTACAGAAGATTATTTACTTTCACATTATCAGTAGCCGCTTCCCCAGcactccccacagccagcccgagGTTTTTATATTTGGATAATTTTCATCTTTTCAAGCATTATATAAGAGCTCTTCAAAATACTGTTACTAACTTTCAGTGGTAAGGGGGCCATGCCTAGATCCAACTCCCCAACTTTACTGAAAATATGATGCTTGTCACTAGTTCTCTCTCACTTTTTGGATTCACAGAATATACATTGCAGTCTAAGTCCATTAAGGTAGCAGGGATCATTCGTAGTCAACTTGTGGTTGACTTATTAAACTTTTGGCATGATGGCAACAGGACTTTTCGTTTGCTGCCACTTGGcagcctctcccctgccctttcctgaTTTTTCCTTTGTAGACATGTATGCACACACTGCGACTTTCCATAGGAATTACAGCTTGGATAGGATTCGTTTAGCTCACCGGTGGTTTTGAAGAATCCTATCAAATCAACTATTTAAACTACAGGAGAGTCATTAACACTGCAGACTACAACCAAATACACCCTTTCCCCCGGGGAGCACTAGACATTGGACTCTGCGAGGTGACAGTTCAGTCCCTATGAACGAGATTCCCCTGCCAGCGCCCGTGCCTTCCCATGCCCTCTTACTCATTAGCAGCCTGGTCTGACCGCcatctggagcagaaggacctgCCTGTTCTCCGTGGGGTGGCACTTGTTGATGTGCCTGGTGAGCCCCGGCGAGCTGAAGAAGGTAGCAGGGCAGTGCTTGCAGGAGAAGATCTGCTGCTCCCCTTCCGTGGCACTGCTCTCGGGCTGCAccatgggcagcagcagctcctcccgcACGGCGTGCCACAGCCGGTGCTTGTCCCTGATGTCCGCCGAGGGGAAGTGGGCCCCGCACAGGTGGCAGGGGAAGGTGATCTGGCCCCGCTCCAGGGGGCTGTAGGCCGCCGGCCGGGGCGCCTCGTGGGTGCTGAGGTGCTTGCGCAGGTAAGCCTGGCGGCGGAACTTCTTGTGGCAGTAGGGGCAGACGAAGACCTCGTTGCCGCCGGGGATCGGGCCCGGAGGGGCCGCCTCCCTCAGCCCCTCGCTGCCCGCCCCGCACAGGGCGCTCTGGCCGGCGGGCTTCAGGTCTCGGCAGCAGGAGCTGTCCGCGGCGCTGGGGTGCTGATCCTGCTCGGGCGGCGGCTGGCGCGGCCCCTCGGAGGCTGCGGGGCGCGGCTcgctgctgttctccttcccctCAGAGGGGCACGGGGCGCCCGAGGGCTTCTTGGCGCCCGGGCCGGCGGCGCCGGCGGCGGGGCGGGGTTTGTGCCAGCGGCGATGCGAGGCCAGGTTGGCCGGGCAGCTGAAGATCTTGTGGCACTCGGGGCAGCGGTACTCGACGCGCACGATGCGCGAGCAGCGGTGCTGGGCCAGCGCCAGCGGGTCCGCGTACTGCTCCTTGCACAGCTGGCAGATGAACTCGCCCAGCGGCGTGCGCCCGCCCGCGGGGGGGCCGGCCCTGCCCTCCGGCCCTTCTGCCTTGATCCGCAACCCCAGCACGGGCGACGTGGTCACCTCGTCGGCGAAGCTGAGCTTCCGCAGGGCCTTGGGCTTCTTGGCCGGCGCCTTGGCCCGGGGCGGCCGCTTCAGCGCCGGGCAGAGCGGCTCCTGGACCAGCCGGCCGCCCGGCGCGGGGAGGGGCGTGCGGGGCGGCAGCAGGAGCCTCTCGGCAGGCGGGAAGGACTCGGCGGAGGCGGGCGAGCTGAGGCAGCGCTCGAAGAAAGCCTTCCTCAGCCCCGCCGCGCTGCAGGCGCCCCCCGCACCCCAGGCGGCCGGTCCCTCGGGCGGAGTTGGCCGGCAAGTGGCTATCCCAGGAGCTGGCTCCGGGCTCGGCGGCGGGGCGACCGGCTCCCCCTCCTCCGGAGCGGCTTTGGGGAGCGGGGACACGGGTGTGCCGGCCAGCGGGGGCTCCTGGGCGGGGGGCACCTGCAGAGGCTGCTGGAGGTCCCTCTCCTGGCGGCGCACCCTGTAGGAGCCGCCCACCCTCCT
Proteins encoded:
- the INSM2 gene encoding insulinoma-associated protein 2; this translates as MPRGFLVKRSRRVGGSYRVRRQERDLQQPLQVPPAQEPPLAGTPVSPLPKAAPEEGEPVAPPPSPEPAPGIATCRPTPPEGPAAWGAGGACSAAGLRKAFFERCLSSPASAESFPPAERLLLPPRTPLPAPGGRLVQEPLCPALKRPPRAKAPAKKPKALRKLSFADEVTTSPVLGLRIKAEGPEGRAGPPAGGRTPLGEFICQLCKEQYADPLALAQHRCSRIVRVEYRCPECHKIFSCPANLASHRRWHKPRPAAGAAGPGAKKPSGAPCPSEGKENSSEPRPAASEGPRQPPPEQDQHPSAADSSCCRDLKPAGQSALCGAGSEGLREAAPPGPIPGGNEVFVCPYCHKKFRRQAYLRKHLSTHEAPRPAAYSPLERGQITFPCHLCGAHFPSADIRDKHRLWHAVREELLLPMVQPESSATEGEQQIFSCKHCPATFFSSPGLTRHINKCHPTENRQVLLLQMAVRPGC